In a single window of the Raphanus sativus cultivar WK10039 unplaced genomic scaffold, ASM80110v3 Scaffold0922, whole genome shotgun sequence genome:
- the LOC108838750 gene encoding uncharacterized protein LOC108838750, with protein sequence MASFIDMSRVPFIPGRLHATNHPYQRYGPKGFMEIKVLRNDSLYVRVDLPGVPDDAVRHRVDAVRQKLVFFSGEETHRDGLKAKDVREYSGSAGLGCDCCEITGVDTKMKDGVLRMIVSRVKVKDHDNKCTHFVPPNAGKSGRYDYQRSSDPRYIYDLSSFNMDDILEDHPFVVKGRRKDVVARKRTSDGSFHFSVDMPGVCSDDMFVLPNENEIKFYGENKEVYEHDESCRIFVGAVDKTCCCSYGIPLLSHDIAWDAEFGVLKVRVSPPPPPRNSNSE encoded by the exons atggcTTCATTCATCGACATGTCAAGGGTTCCATTCATCCCTG GGAGGTTGCACGCGACGAACCATCCGTACCAGAGATACGGTCCGAAGGGTTTCATGGAGATCAAGGTCCTTCGCAACGACAGCCTCTACGTCCGCGTCGACTTGCCCGGAGTCCCAGACGACGCTGTCCGCCACAGAGTCGACGCCGTGAGACAAAAGCTCGTCTTTTTCTCCGGCGAAGAAACTCACCGCGACGGCCTCAAGGCTAAGGACGTTCGTGAGTACTCTGGTTCCGCCGGTCTCGGGTGCGACTGCTGCGAGATCACCGGGGTTGATACCAAGATGAAAGATGGAGTCTTGAGGATGATTGTGTCAAGGGTCAAAGTCAAAGACCACGACAACAAGTGCACTCACTTTGTGCCTCCCAACGCAG GCAAATCTGGAAGATACGATTACCAGCGATCATCTGATCCAAGATACATATACGATTTGAGTTCATTCAACATGGATGATATACTGGAGGATCATCCCTTTGTGGTGAAAGGCCGCCGCAAGGATGTAGTCGCTCGCAAGCGAACGTCTGACGGATCTTTCCACTTCTCGGTGGATATGCCAGGTGTTTGCAGTGACGACATGTTCGTGCTTCCCAACGAGAACGAGATCAAGTTCTACGGCGAGAACAAGGAGGTTTACGAGCACGACGAGAGTTGCCGCATTTTCGTTGGAGCCGTCGACAAGACATGCTGTTGTTCCTATGGGATTCCTCTTTTGAGCCACGACATTGCTTGGGATGCAGAGTTTGGTGTTCTCAAAGTCCGTGtttcacctcctcctcctcctcgcaACAGCAACAGTGAGTAA